One Ilumatobacter fluminis genomic window, GGTCGCACAGCGGACCGCTCTCGTCGTCGCGACACGGGATCTCTGCGGGGGCGAGGTAGGTCGTGACGACGACGTCGTCGAACGCGCCGTCGGCGGCGGCGACCTGATCGGCATCGGCGAACTCGACGTCGAGGGCGGACTCGTCGGCGGGTGCGTCGTGGTCGTAGTGGTAGTGGATCTGGGTGACGAGGAAGTCGCCGGGTTCCATCCGGATGCCGGAGCCCTCGGCATACGTCTTGGGCTGCTGCCCCGGCGCCCAGCCACCGATCTGCTCGGTTCCACGCAAACCGGCGAGTCCGAAGCACGGCCAACCCGGGGCCTCGTCGCGTGCGTCGAGCGCTCGTGCGTCGTCCATCACGGCAGCGTCGGCACGGAAGAAGATCGCGTGGTGGACGATCTCGACCTGGTCGGGGACGATCGTGTAGCCCGTGATCCAGCGGGTGTCGTCGGCGGGCGGCATCTCGTAGATCTGGCAGCGATAGTCGTCGCGCTGATCGACCGAGCCGGTGTACGGCTCGGCAGCCACGGTGACGTCGGCGTCGAGTGGGACGACGATCGCATTACGCGGCTCCAACCCCGTCGACGGTTCGACGTCGACGGCACCGTCGGCCTCGGCCCACGCTGCGATCTCGGCGATCTGCTCGTCGGAGAGCGACCAGTCGTGTTCGAAGTCGACCGACAGGTCGCTGGCCGTCCACGGCGGCATGTAGCGCGACTCGGTGACGAGGGCGATGTCGGCAGCGACCGCTGCGACGTCGGCGATGGTGGCGAACTCGACGGTTGCTGCGCCCGGTCCGCCAGGCACGTGGCACGAGGCGCAGTGGGTCTCGATGGTGGGGAGCACCGCCGCGGAGAAGCGCGCGGTGTCGTAGGCCGGCTCGACCGTGGTCGTCGGCGCTGCCGCGGCGTCGTCGGGCGCCGAGGTCGCAGCGGGTTGCGTGGTGTCGATCGGAGCGGGATCGCCGGCCAGCTCGAACTCGTCCAGCTCGTCGACGGCGCCGCTCGGTACGGCCACGAGGGAGAACGTGAGCTCGACCTCGTCGCTGGTCGACACCAGCCCGGAGATCGCGATCGGCCCCACGTCGTAGGTCGACATCAGCGCCGTGGTCGACATCTCGGCGGTCAGCCGGTCGTCGTCGATGCGGACCCAGCCACCGAACGTCTCGGTCGCCGTCGTCTCCTTCACGGTCAAATCGCCCGTGATCTCGACCGGGATGCGCTGACCGTCGGTCGATCGGTCGGGCAGGCCCTCGACGCTGGTCGGGACGAAGGTGGCGTACGGGTACTCGGTCGATTCGAGGAAGTCGTGCCGGATCCGCTTGTCGCGCAGGGTGGAATCGGACTCGAACCGTTCGACGTTGACGACGATCGTGCCGAGCACGGAGTCGGACGGGGTCTCGCGGTCGACGGCGATCTCACCGGCCAACACCGTCGTGGTGCCGACCGCGGTCGAATCGCTCCCGCCCAACCGCTCGTCGATGCGGTAGGTCACCTGCGACCCATCGACGAGCACGAACCGTTCCGACCCGTCGGCGACCTCGACGGGCGGGGCCTCGGCGCCGTCCGAGCGGACCGTGCCGTCGGCGAGCAGCCAGTCCCACTCGTCGGCGGTGAACCACGCGCCGAACGCCACCGCCGCGGCCACGACCGGCACACCGAACATGAGGGCGGTCGGTGGGCGCGACGACGCCTCGCGATGCATCGCTCGCCACGACCACGCGAACGCCACGACGGCCGCGAGGATCAGGACGACCACGATCAGGGTCGCCCAGTTCCACCCCATCGACGACGTCAGGTGTGCCAGCACCCGGACGACGTTAGTGGAGCCGGTCGGAT contains:
- a CDS encoding YceI family protein — encoded protein: MLAHLTSSMGWNWATLIVVVLILAAVVAFAWSWRAMHREASSRPPTALMFGVPVVAAAVAFGAWFTADEWDWLLADGTVRSDGAEAPPVEVADGSERFVLVDGSQVTYRIDERLGGSDSTAVGTTTVLAGEIAVDRETPSDSVLGTIVVNVERFESDSTLRDKRIRHDFLESTEYPYATFVPTSVEGLPDRSTDGQRIPVEITGDLTVKETTATETFGGWVRIDDDRLTAEMSTTALMSTYDVGPIAISGLVSTSDEVELTFSLVAVPSGAVDELDEFELAGDPAPIDTTQPAATSAPDDAAAAPTTTVEPAYDTARFSAAVLPTIETHCASCHVPGGPGAATVEFATIADVAAVAADIALVTESRYMPPWTASDLSVDFEHDWSLSDEQIAEIAAWAEADGAVDVEPSTGLEPRNAIVVPLDADVTVAAEPYTGSVDQRDDYRCQIYEMPPADDTRWITGYTIVPDQVEIVHHAIFFRADAAVMDDARALDARDEAPGWPCFGLAGLRGTEQIGGWAPGQQPKTYAEGSGIRMEPGDFLVTQIHYHYDHDAPADESALDVEFADADQVAAADGAFDDVVVTTYLAPAEIPCRDDESGPLCDRATVIADIRDKFGDFAAIIPDGLIAQCGADLQAMMADTDGVGYASCDHRASAYGEIVGVLGHMHEFGETFRMTLNPGTADEQILLDIPNWAFEWQFDYRPIDTIVVGPGDVIRVECTWDRSLAPMPEPRHITWNEGTEDEMCYSTLSTVDR